The Gemmatimonadaceae bacterium DNA segment ACGCCGATCGCCAGTGGCTCGCCTCCGATCCTGGGCGCGGATTGTTCGGCGGACGCACGTACTTCACCGGCACCGGGGTCTATAGCACGCGCGAAGGATCGCGCGGCGTCACGCCATTCCTGGCTCGCTCCGACGACGGTGGACAGAGCTTTCCGCTCCGCAGCGTCGCCGGCGATGATCGCAACGGGGCCAACCCAGGCGCGCCGCTCAACGCGGTCCCCCTAGAGCCGCTCGTCACGCCGGCTGGGCTCCTCCTGCTGACGCTGCAAGGGTCGGTGGATGACCAGCAGGCCGAACGGTTTCGGCGCGATTCGCTGAACGCCTGGACCATCGGCGTCGCCGTATCGGACGATGGTGGCGAGTCGTTCGGGCCGGCGCGGTACGCGCCCAAGCCACGGCTAAGCGTCACCGGGAGCCCGCGCCGCCGATTCCGTGGTCACTCGGCGGTGGGCTACGTTCGCCCGGCGATGGACCTGACGCGCGGCCGCTACCGCAATCGCATCTATTTCGTTGCATCCGACTACGATCCCGCATTGGACCGATACGTCGCTCGCGTGTGGAGGACGGGGGATTTCGGCGAGACCTGGGCGACATCGGTGGCGAGCGATGCGCCGCGCGGCGACGTGGCGAACCCGGCCATCGCCGTGAGCAGGGACGGCGTGGTGGCCGTGATCTGGAACGACCGGCGCGACGACCCAGCGGGGCGCTGCTGGCGACTGTACGCGGCCGTATCGACCGACGGCGGCGAGCACTTCCATACGGCGCAGCGGCTCAGCGATGCCCCGACGTGCGCGAGCCATCCGGCGAATTGGGAGACGTTCGGGACGGCGTTCAACTCCGACCAGAGCGGAACCTATCTGGCTCACTTCCAGACGGGCGCGAGCATCCCCGCGCGGTTCCCAATGGGCGGGGACACCCAGGGACTCACTGCGGACGCGGAGGGCGTGTTCCACGCTGCCTGGATCAATGGGGAAACGGGGGTGATGCAGCTCTGGCACACCCGTTTCAAGGCAGATCCCGCGATGGTTGCGTCCTTGCACTCGCTGCCGCCGCCCCTTGATCCCGCTCCGGATGCCGTCGCCGTTCCGCCCGGTATGCAGGACATCACGCGCGACATTCGTTTGCTCGTCAGGAGTACGCGGCTCGATTTTGCGGCTCGCACGTATACGGTCACGCTTGAGATCCAGAACGAGGGCATTCGCCCCGTGTACGGACCGCTGCACGTGCGAATGCAGCACTTCCTGGATGCGTTTGACAATGGGCTTGGCCTGCGAAATCTCGTTGCAGCGAACGCCGAGAACGGCCGCCCCGGGGTCGGTGCGGTTTGGACGGCCGGCGTGCCAGGCGGTGTGCTTGCCCCGGGCGCCCGCAGCCAGCCCTTGGTCATTCGATTCGCGTTCGAAGGCGGCGTTCCGGATTTCCCCGAGGGCTATCTCTCGCCCGGCTTTCGAGTGTATGGCCGCACCGCAGCACCGGAATAGAAGCGTCGCATAACCGACCTCAAGGCACGGTCACGGATTCCGTCCTTCGCGCCTGGGTTCCCTAGCGAGCGTCGTTATATCGCGCCCCACGCGCAAGCCAGCACAAGGCCATGGTCGGCGTTGGGCAGGTCGAATACGGCGGGGTCGAATCCGCGCGGCACCCAGGCGTGGGCTTGGGCGTGGTCCGGATGCTCGGGATCCATCAGTGCGTCCCGGAGCCTGGCATAGCCCGGGGGACCACCGCAGTCCTCCGGTGGCGCGGCACGCTGCCCGTCGAGAATGCGAGGCAGGGGAATGGCGCGCGGGTCTATGGTCTCGTGCGCCATGGCGACGACCTCGATGTCGTGCTCCCAGCCGTCGCCATAGTCGTAGGCATAGACGAACTTTGACCCGCGCTTGAGGCCGAGCGACGCCAGGGTCGTCCGTGCGGTGCCGGTGCCTGCAATCTCGCTCTCTCTTGGCACGAACCGCTCACGCCTGATCTGGAACTCGTGGAGATGGTAGTCCATCCACGCAAAGGAGCACTGGAGGACTCGGTGCAGTTGCTGGAGGGTGAAGAAGTCCGGCACCGAGATCTCGCGCCAGACGGGAGGCTCCACGTGGCGCAGCGTCACCCGGAGCACGAGGATGCCGAGTACGTCCGGAGACTGCTTGCTGCGCGCGAATGTGCGCTTTCTGGGTGCTGGCATCGAAAGGCGGTGGCGTTGATATAGCGCGGGCTTCTGCTGCAAACGCTCCAATGGGCCGCTACAGTCCTTCCATAGTAGCGCGCGTACGGATCCGTAGTGACGACGCGATGATCTCCCCGTGCCGAGAGCGACCGCCGAACGAAATCCTCGAGGGCCATACGCTCTGGGCCCGCAAGTTCAAGGAGGCCATTGGCAGGCGGACCGGCAATGATCTCGGCGAGGGCCGCGGCGACGTCTCGGGACGCGATGGGTTGCACGGTGGCCACCGGCACGCGCACGGTGTTGCCGTCGGAGGCGGACTGCGCGATGCCTGCCGCGAACTCAAAGAACTGCGTCGCCCGCACTATGGTATACGGCACCCCACTCGCGCGGACTGCGTTCTCCTGCACCATCTTGGCCCGAAAGTACGCGCTGTCGCCGAGGCGATCCGTGCCGACCACGGACAACAGGACCAGGTGCCCAACGCCTGCCGCGAGCGACGCGGCGGCGACATTGCGCGCGGATGCCTCGAAGAACGTCAACACCGCGTGGTCGTCAAACGACGGCGGATTGGTCACGTCGGCCACGACGCGGGCGGCCGCCACGGCTCCGGCCAAGCCGACGCCAGAGACCGAGTTCACCCCCGTCGCACGTGACGCCGCAACGGCATCGTGCCCGTGACGACGGAGGGTCGCAATGAGCTGGGCGCCGACAAGTCCGGAACCGCCGATGACGGCGACTCTCATTCGCTCGGAGGGTCGCAAGTCGTCATATCGTGTGCTTTTGCTTCGGACGCTCCAATGAAATGCGGGTGGGCGGCCGCGCTACGGCTGCGTATCCTGCAGTTGGAGATACTCGAGATCATCGGTGTCACGGCGCACCGTGTACACGCCGTTCCGGCCAAAGCCGACGACGCGCATCTTGGGGGACAGTGCGACCCGTCTCGCCAGCTGACCGCGCGCATCGACGACATCGAAGAGTTGGCCAGCGCCGGCCGGCCCGAGCCGCTCAATCCAGAGCATTCCGTCCGGTGCGAACCGCAGCGCACGGCCGAAGAAGGGAGGGAGCACGTCCGGCCATTCCGGTGGTTCCTGGTACGGCCGACGCACCCATCCGGCCGTCATCGCTCCACCCGCGCCCATCTGAAGGGTCGCCACGGGCTGCTCTTGGCGCTGTCGCCACTCGGCTTTGAGCTCAACGCTCATCGGCACAGCGCGATACGAGATCGGTGGTCCCTCGACGACGCGCCCGGTCGGGTCGACGAAGCGTACGCGATAGGGGTCGGTGGTCACGATCGCGATGCGACCGTCGGGCGCGACCGCCCATTGGTCGACTGTCGCATACGGTGGTGGCGGACCACCCGCACGGCGCTGACCTCCATTGGCTGGGCTCGGCGCCACGGGACGGACGAGGGGCGACCGCACCCGCTGGCTGACGCGTCCGATTGTATCGAGGCGCCCGGAGGCGCGATTGAGTCGACGAACTCCGGAGTACCCCTCCTGGCGGTCAGCGGGAGAGGTCAACATCACCAGCTCATACAGGTTGCCGCGGGCATCCGATTGCACGTCCGGACGAAAGAAGAGCGGTGCGCCGGGCTCGAAGCCGTTCGCGCCGATGCGCCCGTCAGTCGCCCCACGGGTGACGATGAGCAGTGCACGACCCCCGCCAGTCATGTCGACTGCGAGCGTTGTATCACCGGGGAGAGCCAAGAGGTCGAGCGGCAAAGTGTACTCCCCGGGGCCCCTCCCTTGCCGGCCGAGCGGTGTGGCCGTCATCGCACGGAGGTCGACACGGACGATGCGATTCTCAATGTCGTCGAGGACGAGCACGCGTCCATCTGGCTCCTCGCGTACCGCGGCGACGCGCGAGAATGGCTCGCTGAAGGTGGCGCGTACGCGACCGAGGCTCGTCGCGGAGACCTCTTGAGCGCCAATCGATCCCGGGAGAGCTGCAAGCCCGAAGACGAGAGCATAGCGGCGTAGTCGCATTGGCCTGCACCCGAAGAAGTTGGTGTTGAACAGTCGGGGACATGGGTAACACAACTGTCCGGGAACATGGGTGACAGTCCTCCCTAAACTGCACGGTCTACCTCCTTTCCGCGAGTTAGCCTGATGCCTTGGCAGGAGACCCAGTCCGTGGACCAACGGGAGCAGTTCATCGACGACGTGCAGCGCGGCCGGATGCCGGTGTTGCAGCTGTGCGCGCACTACGGCGTGAGCCGGAAGACCAGCTACAAGTGGATCGCGCGGGCGCGTGAGGAAGGGCGCCAGGGATTGCAGGACCGGAGCCGCGCGCCGCATCATTGCCCACATCGGATGTCGGCCGAACTGGCCGACCTGCTCTGCGCGCTGCGCATCAAGCACGACGACTGGGGTGCGCGGAAGCTCCTGCGGGTCCTGCAACGGCGGCATCCGCACCGCACCGACTGGCCGGCGCATCCACACCACGGCCCCGAACGACGTGTGGACGACAGACTTCAAGGGCGAGTTCCGCACGGGCGACGGCACGTGGTGCTACCCGCTCACGCTCGCGGACCAGCACACGCGCTATCTGCTCGCGTGCCGCGCGCGGCCCTCGACGCAGACGGTGACCGCCTGGCCGGTCTTCGAGCGGGCATTCCGCGAGTACGGGCTGCCGCGCGCGATCTGCAGCGACAACGGGGCGCCGTTCGCGACCGTGGGGCTGCACGGGCTGTCGCGGCTCAGCGTGTGGTGGCTCAAGCTCGGCATCGCGCACCAGCGCATCACGCCGGGGACGCCGAGCGAGAACGGGGCGCACGAGCGGATGCACCGGACGCTGAAGCGGCGCGCGATCCGGCCCGCGCGGGCGACCGTGCATGCGCAGCAGCGGGCCTTCGACGTGTTTCGTGAGGAGTACAACGAGATCCGGCCGCACGAGACGCGCGGCATGGAGACGCCGGCGTCGCAGTACGACACGTCGCCGCGCGCCTATCCGTCACGCATCCTCGCGCCGGAGTATCCGGGGCACTTCACGGTGAAGGGCGTGACGACGGGTGGGACCTTCCGCTTCCACAACCGCCTGCTCTACCTCGCGAATGCGCTGAGCGGGGAGCGGGTCGGCCTGGACAAGGTCGACGATGGCGTGTGGTACATCTACTTCGGCGCCGTGCTGATTGCGACGCTGGACGAGCGGGATTGCATCATCCGGGAATGACCGACCGAGTGTCACCCATGTTGCCGGACAGAAGTGTTACCTATGTACCCGGACTGTACCATTCTGGTCCGGCTAACGTGTGCTTCTGCTGCAGGTGCTCCAATAGTTGGTATGAAGCGGCGGCTGGACCTCCGCCCATCCACGGGTGCAAGGTTCTGCCCCATACCATCTACCGTGCTCGCCGTCTCGCGACGGGGCACACTGCGGAGGCCAGCCGCCATGGATATGATAGGCATCGATCTCCACAAGCGCGAGAGCCAGCTCTGCATCCTCGACGGGCAGGGCGGCGTCACCGAACGACGCATCGTCACGAGCCGCGACCGCTTCACCGCGGTGCTGGGCGCGCGTCCGCCCGCACGCATCCTCGTCGAGGCGTCGACCGAGAGCGAGTGGGTCGCGTGCCACCTGGAGGCGCTGGGCCACGAGGTGGTCGTCGCCGACCCGAACTTCGCGCCGATGTACGCCACGCGCAGCCGGCGGGTGAAGACGGACAAGCGCGATGCGCGGACCCTGGCTGACGCGCTCCGGCTCGGCGCCTATCGTCCGGCGCACCGCGTCTCGGCGGCGCGGCGGCATGTGCGCGCCGAGTTGGCGGTGCGCGAGGCCTTGGTCCGCACACGCACGCGATGCATCGCGCTCGCCAAGGCCCTCGTGCGCCGCGACGGCCTGCGCGTGCCGAACAGCACGGCCGCGTGGTTTGTCGAACGACTCACCGCGCTCCCGCTCTCGCCGGTGCTGGCGGCCGAGCTCGCGCCGCTGGTCGCGATCCTCGCGCCGCTGAACGTGCAGATCGCGGCCGCCGACGCGCGCATCGCGGCGCTCGGGCGGACGGACCCGATCGTCGCGCTGCTGCAGACGGCCCCCGCCGTCGGGCCGGTGACGTCCAGCGGCATCGTCGCGATCGCGGATGACATCGGCCGGTTCCCGTCGGCGCACCAGTTCGAGGCCTTCCTCGGGTTGGTGCCCGGGGAGCGGAGCTCGGGCGAGAAGCGGCGACTCGGCCACATCACGAAGGCGGGCAACCGGCGCGCGCGCTATCTCCTGGTCGAGGCGGCGTGGCGCATCCTCCGCTCCAAGTCAAGCGACACCGCGGTGTTGCGGGCGTGGGCGCAGCGCATCCTGCATCGCCGCGGCACGAAGATCGCGGCGGTCGCGCTGGCGCGGCGGCTCGCGGGCATCCTCTATGCGATGTGGCGGGACCAGCGGGCGTACGACGCGGGCCACCTGCGGACGCCGCAGCCCGTGCCGGCGTCCGCCGCATGATCGATGGGTAAGGGCAGGACCTGCGTGGGATCGAGATGACTGAATCGGGAGTGGTGAGCGCGACGCATTTTATGGCCGCAGGTGAGAGCCGCCCCATAGTTGGCGCCACCATTCCTTCGCAGACCCCAATGCGCCAAGGCCTCGGGCCTCACGAGCGAGCGCGAACAGAAGGATGAGCAGCACCTCGAGCAGCGCAGGCACAACGGAGAACTGCAACAGCGTCAACGCACCTGGGGCTTGACGCGGGCCGCCGCTTCACAGAAGAATGCGCGGGCGAAGCCCGCGCTACCCAGTGCACCTGTCGGCAGCAAGCTGCGTTATGGCGCGCGCACCCTTGCGCAGTAGCACGCGGATGCTACCTTTGTAGCATACCCGTGCTACGGAGAACCCCATGGTCCGTGAACTCACCCTGCGCCAAGTCGGCGGCTCGATCGGCGCCACGATCCCGAAGGACATGGCCGACCGACTGCACCTCGAGGCCGGCGACCGCGTGCTGGCCGTCGAGACGGACCGGGGCATCCTGCTGACGCCCTACGACCCGGACGTCGCGGCGGGATTGGCCGTGGCCGCCCACGCCGCGAAGAAATTCCGGAACGCGCTGCGCGAGCTGGCGAAGTAGCGGATGGCGACGCCCCGTTGGGTGCCGCGACTCGTACTCGACGCCGCACACCTCGACCAGCTGCGCGAGCACGGCGGCCTCCCGGGCATTCGGGACGAGAATGCGCTGGAGGCCGCGTTGGCGCGTCCGCAGCAGAAGCACAACTACGAGCCCGACTCCGACCTCGCGACGCTGGCCGCCGCGTACGCCTTCGGGCTCGCGAAGGCGCATCCGTTCAACGACGGCAACAAGCGGGCCGCGTTTCTGGCGGCGATGATCTTCCTCGGCTTGAACGGCAAGGACCTCGACGCGACGGAAGCGGAGGTCGTTCAGGTGATGACCGCGCTGGCTGCCGGTTCGCTTACGGAAGCGGCGCTCGCCACGTGGATGCGTGAGCGAACTATTCGATTGAAGCTGTAATCAGCCCAGTCGCCATAACGTGTGCTTCTACTGCGAGCGCTCCCATGAAATGCGGTTGTGGGGCCTCGGCAAACCTTCCAGAAGATGAAGCCGAGGCCCCACAACCGCCACCGCACCTGCGCTCGTCGGCAGCAAGCGTCGTTATGGCGTGGCGCTACGAATCCGATTCGGCCAGTCGCTGGATCGCTGTTCCGGCGGCGAGCACGAACTCGGCCGACGCCTCCTGGAACTGCGCGCCCTCCGGGACGAGCGCGCAGTCGCCGACGCGGAGAGTGAGGCGCGAGCCGGCGGCAGTCGGCGTCACGACGTACTCGTAGCCGACCGGGCCGTCGGGGGGCCGCGGCCACTTGTGGACGTGCAGGCTGGCGTAGAGGCGCGTCGGCGCCACGACGTCGCGATAGGTGAGGGTGGCGTGTCCGGGCCAGGTCAGGGCCACGCCCTGGGCGATGCGCTCGGCGGTGTACTCGGCCGGGACGTCGTCCCATTGGCGGATGTAGCGGCAGAGCGTGAGGACATCCCACACGCGCTGCGGGGGCGCGGCGATGTCAATCGTGTGCTCGGCGAATTGCATAGACCGTGAGGGGGCAGGGAGTCCGTCGAGTCGCCATAACGTGTGCTTCTGCTGCGAGCGCTTCCATAAGAAGCAGTTGTGGGGCAGCCGCAGGCTGTCCCACATACGATAACGCGGCTGCCCCAGAACTGCATCACTAGCTGCGGCTGTCGGCAGCAAGCGTCGTTACGCGGCCGCCGCGGCCGGAACTAGAACGCGCGCGGAGTTTGCTGTCGGCCGTGCACGATCGCCAGAAGCTCGATGGCGTCGGCGTGGACACGGTAGAAGACGCGATGGTTCTCGACGACCAGCTCACGCACGTCCAGGTCGATGGCTTCCGGCGCGTGCTTGCCCATCTCCGGATGGGCGCGGAGCAGCTGGAGCCGATAATCGATGTGGGCGACGACACCTTCGGCGTAGATCGCGGAGGTGCGGCTGATGAACTCCGCAATGCCCGCGAGGTCCGAGACCGCGCGGTCGGTCCAGCGCAGCGGCAGCACTAGGCCGGGCGGCGGATGCGAGCGCGGATGCGGGCGAGGGCGGTGTCGTGATCGACGGTGCGCCCGGCCTCCGCGTCGGCGAGCCCCTGCTCGATGGCCTGGCGGACGTACACCTCGTAGGCGAGGTCGTCCCAGCCGGCCCCTTCTGGGAGCTGGTCGACGAGGCGCTTGGCGTCGTCGCGGATGTCAGGAGCGTCAGCCATGCTTGGAACCTGTCGCGGAGGGGCGGGGGGCGCAACTGCGGACGTCCCGGAGTCGGTGGCGAGGCCGCGTAACGTGTGCTTCTGCTGCAGGTGCTCCAATAGTTGGTATGAAGCGGCGGCTGGACCTCCGCCCATCCACGGGTGCAAGGTTCTGCCCCATACCATCTACCGTGCTCACCGTCTCGCGACGGGGCACACTGCGGAGGCCAGCCGCCATGGATATGATAGGCATCGATCTCCACAAGCGCGAGAGCCAGCTCTGCATCCTCGACGGGCAGGGCGGCGTCACCGAACGACGCATCGTCACGAGCCGTGACCGCTTCACCGCGGTGCTGGGCGCGCGTCCGCCCGCGCGGATCCTCGTCGAGGCGTCGACCGAGAGCGAGTGGGTCGCGTGTCACCTGGAGGCGCTGGGCCACGAGGTGGTCGTCGCCGACCCGAACTTCGCGCCGATGTACGCCACGCGCAGCCGGCGGGTGAAGACGGACAAGCGCGATGCGCGGACCCTGGCTGACGCGCTCCGGCTCGGCGCCTATCGTCCGGCGCACCGCGTCTCGGCGGCGCGGCGGCATGTGCGCGCCGAGTTGGCGGTGCGCGAGGCCTTGGTCCGCACACGCACGCGATGCATCGCGCTCGCCAAGGCCCTCGTGCGCCGCGACGGCCTGCGCGTGCCGAACAGCACGGCCGCGTGGTTTGTCGAACGACTCACCGCGCTCCCGCTCTCGCCGGTGCTGGCGGCCGAGCTGGCGCCCTTGATCGCGGTGCTCGCCCCGCTGAACGTGCAGATCGCGGCCGCCGACGCGCGCATCGCGGCGCTCGGGCGGACGGACCCGATCGTCGCGCTGCTGCAGACGGCCCCCGCCGTCGGGCCGGTGACGTCCAGCGGCATCGTCGCGATCGCGGATGACATCGGCCGGTTCCCGTCGGCGCACCAGTTCGAGGCCTTCCTCGGGTTGGTGCCCGGGGAGCGGAGCTCGGGCGAGAAGCGGCGACTCGGCCACATCACGAAGGCGGGCAACCGGCGCGCGCGCTATCTCCTGGTCGAGGCGGCGTGGCGCATCCTCCGCTCCAAGTCAAGCGACACCGCGGTGTTGCGGGCGTGGGCGCAGCGCATCCTGCATCGCCGCGGCACGAAGATCGCGGCGGTCGCGCTGGCGCGGCGGCTCGCGGGCATCCTCTATGCGATGTGGCGGGACCAGCGGGCGTACGACGCGGGCCACCTGCGGACGCCGCAGCCCGTGCCGGCGTCCGCCGCATGATCGCTGGGTAAGGGCAGGACCTGCGTGGGATCGAGATGACTGAATCGGGAGTGGTGAGCGCGACGCATTTTATGGCCGCAGGTGAGAGCCGCCCCATAGTTGGCGCCACCATTCCTTCGCAGACCCCAATGCGCCGAGGCCTCGGGCCTCACGAGCGAGCGCGAACAGAAGGATGAGCAGCACCTCGAGCAGCGCAGGCACAACGGAGAACTGCAACAGCGTCAACGCACCTGGGGCTTGACGCGGGCCGCCGCTTCACAGAAAAATGCGGTTGTGGGGCCGCCGCAGTCCTTCCATAAAGTGGAGCGGTGGCCCCACAACCGCTACACTAGCCGCGTTTGTCGGCAGCAAGCGTCGTTACGTTGCCGCGCGGCGACAAGGTGAGCTCAACCTCCAGCGCTGCCTCCGCCAGGTGCACCGGATCATCGTTCTCGATACTTGGCGCCACTTCCGACCGTGGCATCGCGCGTCGCGCTATGCGGAGCATGACGGCAGCAGAACCCGCGCCGAGCGATGCCCCGAGACCGGCGAAGAACAGGTCGCGCAGCATTGAGGGCGCGCCCGTCAGCACTGCGCCGATCCCTACGAGGAGCGGCAACGCCGCGCCACCGAGAGCGCCCCAAGCGACCATGCGCCTCGTATTCAGCGTGGCGAATGTGCGTCGACGCTCCGCCACGGCAACGACACCGGCGAAGAGAGCGCCGGCGACTGCGCCTACGAGCGCGAAGAAGCGTGCACCATCGAGGAAGAGCGTCCAGGCGAACGAGCCGCTCGTGAGTGTGTGGAATCCCGGGGCGCGCGAGAGCCAGTCGAACGCGACGACGGTAGCGCCACCAACCACCGCCCACGGCAGCGCCCACGTGAGCGCGGTCGAGAGAATGCCGCGAAGTCGTTGAACGATGAGCATGGACCGCTCCGATGCTTGCTTGGTCAACGTAACGTGTGCTTCTGCTGCAAACGCCCTAATGAAATGCGGTTGTGGGGCCGCTGCAGACGGTCACCTAAAGTGAAGCGGCGGCCCCACAACCGCTACCGCATCCGCGTTTGTCGGCAGCAAGCGTCGTTATGCGGCGCGCACCTCTGCGCCGAATGTCAGCCGATGTCCGTCGGGCGTGCGGACGGCGAATTCCCGCATACCCCAGGGCTTGGTGGACGGCCCCGCGATGATGCTCGCTCCCCTCGCGCGAAAGTCTTCGCAGAGGGTATCGACGTCGTCGACCGTGATGTAGGCGACATACGAGTGATCGCCGAGCGTTCCGGCTGCCGGCTGGTCGGCGCACTCGCCGAGGCCGACTGCCACCCCATCGCGCGACAGCCAGCTCCAGCCATCAGACTCGTCCCCGAAGTCTCGAGAGAATCCGAGCGTTGCCATCCAGAAGTCCGTCGAGACACGGAGGTTCTGCACGGCGAGGATGAGGCGCTGCCGGAGAAGTGTGGTCATCGTATCAAGTCAGCTGGTCCGCATAGAAGTTATGACTGGGCTGGCCCCCCGACCTCTCGTGGGTTAGCTCCCCGAGTGCGTCGGAGGTGCCAGAGCCACTGGCGACGGTGCGTCGCCCTTCCTGCAACGGAGGACCAGCCCATGTCATCGGTTCCTGCAGCAGCTGCCTCAACTATCTGGCTTGGCTGGGATGTGCACAAGGCCTCGGTCACGTCGGCGGTGCTGCGCGACGGCGCGGCCCAGGCCGAGTGCGTGGACCGGCTCCCGAATGCGCTGCCGAAGCTCGAACGCTATGTGCGGCGCTGGCAGCGCGAGGGGACGGTGCGCGTGGTCTACGAGGCGAGTAGCGCGGGCTTCGTGCTGCAGCGCGCGTGCGCGGCGTGGGGCGTGGCGTGCGACGTGATCGCGCCGTCGCTGATGCCGACGCGGCCCGGCGTGCAGCGCAAGCACGACCGCTATGATGCGGTGCAGCTCGCGCGGCTGCACCGCGCGGGGGAGCTCACGCCGGTGCGGGTGCCGGCGGCCGCCGAGGAGCGGGTGCGTGACCTCGTGCGGCTGCGGACGACGCTGCAGCGCGAGGTGATGCGCTCGCGGCACTACGTGCTGAAGTTCCTCACGCGGCGCGGCTGCGCGTACGGCGCGAAACCCTGGACGCCCGCGCACCACACGTGGCTGGCGACGCTGCTGCGGGCGCCCGCGTCGCCCTTGGAGGCGGAAGACCGCGAGATCCTGCAGGAGCACCTGGCGCTGCTGGCGTACAAGGAGGGGCGCCGCAGCGCACTCGACCAGCGCGTGGCGGCGCTGGCGGCGACGCCGGCCTATGCGCCGCTGGTCGGGCGCCTGGGCTGCTTCCGGGGGATCGACACCTTGGCGGCGATGGTGCTCGCCACGGAACTCGGCGACTGGCGGCGCTTCGCGTCGCCGCGCGCGCTGATGAGCTACGTGGGGCTCGT contains these protein-coding regions:
- a CDS encoding exo-alpha-sialidase, which codes for MWPLFLYLLTVSQPVAAQAARSGIERLGARQVSVDHEARPHVESHIAVNPQDAQHILATSMVVVQGEIRAYPYASFDGGRNWMRGQFIGDSGMTVGAADPVVYIARDGVSLFSTLADVDGVRRSIIARSTDGGRTWRRTTVLPYADRQWLASDPGRGLFGGRTYFTGTGVYSTREGSRGVTPFLARSDDGGQSFPLRSVAGDDRNGANPGAPLNAVPLEPLVTPAGLLLLTLQGSVDDQQAERFRRDSLNAWTIGVAVSDDGGESFGPARYAPKPRLSVTGSPRRRFRGHSAVGYVRPAMDLTRGRYRNRIYFVASDYDPALDRYVARVWRTGDFGETWATSVASDAPRGDVANPAIAVSRDGVVAVIWNDRRDDPAGRCWRLYAAVSTDGGEHFHTAQRLSDAPTCASHPANWETFGTAFNSDQSGTYLAHFQTGASIPARFPMGGDTQGLTADAEGVFHAAWINGETGVMQLWHTRFKADPAMVASLHSLPPPLDPAPDAVAVPPGMQDITRDIRLLVRSTRLDFAARTYTVTLEIQNEGIRPVYGPLHVRMQHFLDAFDNGLGLRNLVAANAENGRPGVGAVWTAGVPGGVLAPGARSQPLVIRFAFEGGVPDFPEGYLSPGFRVYGRTAAPE
- a CDS encoding plasmid pRiA4b ORF-3 family protein, which codes for MTLRHVEPPVWREISVPDFFTLQQLHRVLQCSFAWMDYHLHEFQIRRERFVPRESEIAGTGTARTTLASLGLKRGSKFVYAYDYGDGWEHDIEVVAMAHETIDPRAIPLPRILDGQRAAPPEDCGGPPGYARLRDALMDPEHPDHAQAHAWVPRGFDPAVFDLPNADHGLVLACAWGAI
- a CDS encoding SDR family oxidoreductase produces the protein MRVAVIGGSGLVGAQLIATLRRHGHDAVAASRATGVNSVSGVGLAGAVAAARVVADVTNPPSFDDHAVLTFFEASARNVAAASLAAGVGHLVLLSVVGTDRLGDSAYFRAKMVQENAVRASGVPYTIVRATQFFEFAAGIAQSASDGNTVRVPVATVQPIASRDVAAALAEIIAGPPANGLLELAGPERMALEDFVRRSLSARGDHRVVTTDPYARYYGRTVAAHWSVCSRSPRYINATAFRCQHPESAHSRAASSLRTYSASSCSG
- a CDS encoding transposase, which encodes MRGSSCGSCNGGIRTAPTGRRIHTTAPNDVWTTDFKGEFRTGDGTWCYPLTLADQHTRYLLACRARPSTQTVTAWPVFERAFREYGLPRAICSDNGAPFATVGLHGLSRLSVWWLKLGIAHQRITPGTPSENGAHERMHRTLKRRAIRPARATVHAQQRAFDVFREEYNEIRPHETRGMETPASQYDTSPRAYPSRILAPEYPGHFTVKGVTTGGTFRFHNRLLYLANALSGERVGLDKVDDGVWYIYFGAVLIATLDERDCIIRE
- a CDS encoding IS110 family transposase; the encoded protein is MIGIDLHKRESQLCILDGQGGVTERRIVTSRDRFTAVLGARPPARILVEASTESEWVACHLEALGHEVVVADPNFAPMYATRSRRVKTDKRDARTLADALRLGAYRPAHRVSAARRHVRAELAVREALVRTRTRCIALAKALVRRDGLRVPNSTAAWFVERLTALPLSPVLAAELAPLVAILAPLNVQIAAADARIAALGRTDPIVALLQTAPAVGPVTSSGIVAIADDIGRFPSAHQFEAFLGLVPGERSSGEKRRLGHITKAGNRRARYLLVEAAWRILRSKSSDTAVLRAWAQRILHRRGTKIAAVALARRLAGILYAMWRDQRAYDAGHLRTPQPVPASAA
- a CDS encoding AbrB/MazE/SpoVT family DNA-binding domain-containing protein gives rise to the protein MVRELTLRQVGGSIGATIPKDMADRLHLEAGDRVLAVETDRGILLTPYDPDVAAGLAVAAHAAKKFRNALRELAK
- a CDS encoding type II toxin-antitoxin system death-on-curing family toxin → MATPRWVPRLVLDAAHLDQLREHGGLPGIRDENALEAALARPQQKHNYEPDSDLATLAAAYAFGLAKAHPFNDGNKRAAFLAAMIFLGLNGKDLDATEAEVVQVMTALAAGSLTEAALATWMRERTIRLKL
- a CDS encoding SRPBCC domain-containing protein, with the protein product MQFAEHTIDIAAPPQRVWDVLTLCRYIRQWDDVPAEYTAERIAQGVALTWPGHATLTYRDVVAPTRLYASLHVHKWPRPPDGPVGYEYVVTPTAAGSRLTLRVGDCALVPEGAQFQEASAEFVLAAGTAIQRLAESDS
- a CDS encoding type II toxin-antitoxin system RelE/ParE family toxin, translated to MLPLRWTDRAVSDLAGIAEFISRTSAIYAEGVVAHIDYRLQLLRAHPEMGKHAPEAIDLDVRELVVENHRVFYRVHADAIELLAIVHGRQQTPRAF
- a CDS encoding IS110 family transposase, producing the protein MIGIDLHKRESQLCILDGQGGVTERRIVTSRDRFTAVLGARPPARILVEASTESEWVACHLEALGHEVVVADPNFAPMYATRSRRVKTDKRDARTLADALRLGAYRPAHRVSAARRHVRAELAVREALVRTRTRCIALAKALVRRDGLRVPNSTAAWFVERLTALPLSPVLAAELAPLIAVLAPLNVQIAAADARIAALGRTDPIVALLQTAPAVGPVTSSGIVAIADDIGRFPSAHQFEAFLGLVPGERSSGEKRRLGHITKAGNRRARYLLVEAAWRILRSKSSDTAVLRAWAQRILHRRGTKIAAVALARRLAGILYAMWRDQRAYDAGHLRTPQPVPASAA
- a CDS encoding VOC family protein; the protein is MTTLLRQRLILAVQNLRVSTDFWMATLGFSRDFGDESDGWSWLSRDGVAVGLGECADQPAAGTLGDHSYVAYITVDDVDTLCEDFRARGASIIAGPSTKPWGMREFAVRTPDGHRLTFGAEVRAA